In Acinonyx jubatus isolate Ajub_Pintada_27869175 chromosome B3, VMU_Ajub_asm_v1.0, whole genome shotgun sequence, a genomic segment contains:
- the LOC106969837 gene encoding olfactory receptor 11G2-like, protein MNVSGTEITNSISHFILVGFPSSPEMQLLYFGLFSVVYTLTLMGNATIVCAVRWERRLHTPMYILLGNFSLLEICYVTTTVPNMLANFLSSSKSISFVSCFAQFYFFFSLGCDEGFFLCIMAFDRYLAICRPLHYPRIMTKQMYTGLAIFGWSCGFVLFLTPVVLISQLPYCGPNTINHFMCDPAPLMMLSCSEDTTTQFIYSTFNAVFMIGTFLFVLCSYALVIVAVLRMPSAAGKRKAFSTCASHLAVVILFFGSIMVMYVSPRSGHPVQVQKIVTLFYSVITPLCNPLIYSLRNKEMKTALRKVFRTEIPAHKI, encoded by the coding sequence ATGAATGTGTCCGGCACAGAAATCACCAACTCCATTAGCCACTTTATCCTCGTGGGCTTTCCCTCAAGCCCAGAAATGCAGCTCCTCTACTTCGGGCTCTTCTCAGTGGTCTACACGCTGACTCTCATGGGGAACGCAACCATTGTCTGTGCAGTGCGGTGGGAACGGCGTCTTCACACGCCCATGTACATCCTCTTGGGGAATTTCTCTCTCCTGGAAATATGTTATGTCACCACGACCGTCCCTAACATGTTGGCCAATTTCCTGTCCTCAAGCAAGTCCATTTCCTTTGTGAGCTGTTTTGCACAGTTCTACTTCTTCTTCTCTCTGGGGTGTGATGAGGGCTTCTTCCTCTGCATCATGGCCTTTGACAGGTACCTTGCCATCTGTCGTCCTCTGCATTACCCACGCATTATGACGAAACAGATGTACACTGGTCTTGCTATCTTTGGCTGGTCGTGCGGGTTCGTCCTCTTCCTAACCCCAGTTGTTCTCATTTCACAGTTACCCTACTGTGGCCCAAATACCATCAACCATTTCATGTGTGATCCTGCCCCATTGATGATGCTGTCCTGTTCTGAAGACACCACAACACAGTTCATTTACTCTACTTTCAATGCTGTTTTCATGATTGGaacctttctctttgttctttgttcctatgCTCTGGTGATTGTGGCTGTGCTAAGGATGCCCTCAGCAGCAGGCAAACGCAAGGCTTTCTCCACTTGTGCTTCTCATCTGGCAGTGGTGATCCTGTTTTTTGGCTCTATTATGGTGATGTATGTTAGTCCTAGATCAGGACACCCAGTGCAAGTGCAGAAAATTGTGACCTTGTTTTATTCTGTGATAACACCCCTCTGTAATCCTCTAATTTATAGCCTAAGGAACAAGGAAATGAAGACTGCCCTAAGGAAAGTCTTTAGGACTGAAATACCTgctcataaaatataa